GCCAGGCCCGCTAACacacaagcgtgtgtgtgtgtgtgtgtgtgtgtgtgtgtgtgtgtgtgtgtgtgtgtgcgtgcgagtgtgtgtgtgtatattctgttatgtatgtgtgtgtgtgtgtgtgtatgtatatatatatatatatatatatttatacatatacataccgtatttttcgaagtaTAGGtcacacctgctgaaaatgcataacaaagaaggaaaaaaacatatataagtcgcactggagcataagtcgcaatttttggggatatttatttgataaaacccaataccaagaatagacatttgaaaggcattttaaaataaataaagaatggtgaacaacaggttgaataagtgtacgttatatgacgcataaataaccaactgagaacatgcctggtatgttaacgtaacatattatggtaagagtcattcaaaaaactataacatatagaacatgctatacgtttaccaaacaatctcttactcctaattgctaaatcccaagaaatcttatacgtttagtctcttacgtgaatgagctaaataatattatttgatattttacggtattgtgttaataatttcacacataagtcgctctgtagtcgcacccccagccaaactatgaaaaaaactgcgacttatagtccgaaaaatacggtatgtgtttgtatatatatatgtgtgtgtgtgtatatctatatatgtacagtgtaataacgtttttttatttttctaattaaGGAAATGtagtgaaatccatccatccatccatccattttctaccgcttattcccttttggggtcgcggggggcactggtgcctatctcagctacaatcgggcggaaggcggggtacaccctggacaagtcgccacctcatcgcagggccaacacagatagacagacaacattcacactcacattcacacactagggccaatttagtgaaaTCGCCATCAATATTTTGACAAAATCGACTTTTCACtgcaaaagtctttttttttgtttgttttgtttggctGAAGCACAAAGTGTCTGCCAAAAGTCAAAAGGTTTAGTAAAATTTCCACATGAATTAATTGTGTCTTTGCAGGCGGGCAGAGAGAGCGATGCCATCCGTGTTTTCCGCCTGATGTTTCAGTTGAACACTCGGGGAAAAGGAGCGTCCTTCCCGGTAAGAAGTCTTTGTTTTTAGACAACAGGAATTAAACCAAGGAAAGTGCGTGACAGGCTAATAATCCTTTGTGAAGGATGTGAGTTTACATGTCAGCGTCGTGCAAAGATCCTACAAGACCGAGACTGAACGTGGTCGTACAGGCCGACTCATCAGTGCTGTGAAAAAGGTGAATGAGAAATAACACAATCACACGTCATGTCATTCTTCTGCACTAAAACGTTTGCCAATATGGCCGTGTGTCATATAATCTGGCAATTGGCAGGGTGTGATGCCGCTCAAGCAGATGTTTGAAGGGACGCTCAGATCCAGAAGTGTGGTCCTGCTCGTAATCTTCTACTGCATCTCCTTCGGGTAAGGTGGCCTGCGTGTGTTTTTTTGGTCATGAAGAGGAGACGTTCAAGCGTGTGCTTTTAGTTTCTACGGACTGTGGATGTGGTTCCCGGAGCTGTTTGCCAGACTAGAAGGCGGAGGATCGCCGTGCATCAACATGTCTGCTCCATCAGGGCAACACAACCAAAGCTGTTACCCTGTCAAGACCGTCGGTGCGTAAACAAGCTCACATGCTTCAAAATCCTAGGCTGTTTTCAGTTTTCTATTGTCTAGCAAAAAAAGGCTAACAGAAAACACAGGttatctctgtgtgtgtgtgtgtgtgtgtgtgtgtgtgtgtgtgtgtgtgtatgtatatatatatatgcatatatatatttatatatatatatatatatatatatgtgtgtgtatgtatgtatatatataaatatatatacaaatgtatgtgtgtacatatttatgtgtgtgtgtattagagatgcgcggataggcaaatatatcatccgcaaccgcatcacaaagacgtcatccacccgctgtctacccgaaccaacattttatcagaaccgcaaccgcccgccacccgccgttgaaatacatcagaggtcgaccatctttaccattcaaagagctatttaaacccgtttcacagagtaaagaagacaatgggagccgctattGTTCTCACGAATATCCAATGGTATTCattctgatgacaagaatatggggtgctgtgaagccattgcctttgacaccttcaacaacatgtacaaaccaaatgttagtccagcaacatgttgtatgcagcttccgcaatcacacgtacaagattgaaaggcagactgggcgatacagagtacactgatggttgtgatataaacaatgttaacactcttactaatatgcgccacgctgtgaagccacaccaaacaagaatgacaaacacatttcgggagaacatcctcacagtaacacaacataaacgcaacacaacaaatacccagaatcctttgcatccgtgacatttcctgaatatattttacacccccgcgcctccaaccccgcccaccttaccgacgtacgggggggggggggggggggggtgtttggtGCTAGCGGAGTGTATAAAATGAtcatcatggatacaaaggagtCTGGGtagttgttgtgttgcgtttatgttgtgttactgggaggatgttctcacgaaatgggtttggcattcttgtttgatgtggcttcacagcgtggcgcatattattaagagtgttaaaattgtttatatcacaaccattagtgtactctgtgtcacccagtatgccttgcagtcgtgtgcgtgtgtctgcagaagccacacacatgttgctggactgacaagcagattgtacatgctgtagaaggcgacaaagtcaatggcttcatagtacgccctaatacttattaactgggtgtgactgccggcagtcattctagagaaagTTTGCgtctccttttttttcttcttcgctttgtgacacgggtcctaaattgCTCTTTGAATGGTAATGGATACCGATCCctaaaccatgtatatcaaatatttccgaatggttcaaccgccacccgccccggatctaattaaaatctattttttcgtcatgtcacccacccgaaccgcggtttatccgcggactccgcggatgagaccacaaaccgcgcatctctagtgtgtatatatatacatggggcaaaaaagtatttagtcagccaccgattgtgcaagttctcccacttaaaatgatgacagaggtctgtaattttcatcataggtacacttcaactgtgagagatagaatgtgaaaaaaaatccaggaatccacattgtaggaattttacataatttatttgtaaattatggtggaaaaaaagtatttggtcaaccattcaaagctctcactgatggacggaggttttggatgataccgcagaggattgggagaatgtcatgtggtcagatgaaaccaaaatagaactttttggtataaactcaacttgtcgtgtttggaggaagaagaatactcatTTGCGTCCCAAgaccaccacacctactgtgaagcatgggggtggaaacatcatgctttggggctgtttttctgctaaggggacaggacgattgatccgtgttaaggaaagaatgcatggggccatgtatcgtgagattttgagccaaaacctccttccatcagtgagagctttgaatggttgatcaaataccgtatttttcggactataggtcgctccggagtatacgtggcaccggccgaaaatgcacaataaagaaggaaaaaaacatatattcgtcgcactggagtataagtcgcattttttggggaaatatatttgataaaatccaacaccaagaatagacatttgaaaggcaatttaaaaatataaagaatagtgaacaacaggctgaataagtgtactttatacgatgcataaataaccaactgagaaggtgcctggtatgttaacgcaaCACATCATGGTagaagtcattcaaataactataacatagagaacatgctatacgtttaccaaacaatctgtcactcccgatTGCTAAATCCGATGTAATCTTCCTCGGTGTCGCCTCTGGTATGCGCCCCGCTACCGTCCTTTCTTTCTGCCGCTCGATTGCTGttctctgctgcatatttcactacgtccagcttgtaatctgcagtaaatGATTTCCTGTTCGGTGCCATTttagttcagtccttctcagtttttataagttaccgccaatgttgatgtgatccattttaatagctacggcagttgcgtatagcatgtagcagttagcatgtcatgacccacaatgcacttctgccatgacccgcccccacCAAATTCTTATCGGTTAGCGTTtgagtgacgattgctgacgtatgtgtgacgattgcggacattttcttcgtccctcacgcgaatgagataaataatattgtttgatattttacggtaatgtgttaataatttcacacataagtcgctctggagtatacgtcgcacccctggccaaactatggaaaaaaacgtcgacttatagtccgaaaaatacggtacttattttccaccataatttacaaatacattctttaaaattcctacaatgtgaattcctggattttttttttcacattctgtctttcacagttgaagtgtacctatgatgaaaattacagacctctgtcatcattttaagtgggagaacttgcacaatcgatggctgactaaatacttttttgccccactgtgtgtatatatatatatatatatatatatatatatatatatatatatatatatatatatatatatatatttatattagggcgGTCAACgttaacgcatgtgattaatACAAAATTGTTATCGCGTTAtttatccattcattttccaccgcttattccctttagggtcgcggtggccgctggttcctatctccgctacaaccgggcggaaggccgccatctcatcgcagggcttatCGCGTTATCATAAATGGATAAAAAAGATTAATCACAGTGTTTGTTTTGACCGCTAGAAGATGGCACACATTGCAGGCAGTGAGGCAGCGATCAGTCACATGCCAGTGTGGTGATAGTTACCACTCTGATGGAACTTTAGATAACACTGAAGTTGTCAGTCAGTCTTGCAGCAACAAACATTCTTTTTGTCTaattttaccttatttttttttttattttttattttttttaaacaagctaTAAAGAACAAGCTACCGACCGCacattttgtaaaaatgtatttttaaatgccAAAAAAGgaagttttgtatttatattgAAATACAAAATTTTGTCAGATTTGTCAGTTATAGAAACACATCTTATTACTATTAgtgttgtttgtttgtatcaaaacgtctcttttttttgttacaatgtgccattttgtttatttttatatttttttgtccccCAGAAGAGGCTATAACCAATGAAAAATAGATGTACTCAGAAATTGCAGTACATTTATTTAAAGGAAAAAAAgtttactgttattattattagtagtagtacttttatcatgtttttgtatccattccacctttttttttaaaaagagttgTTTTGTTATTGCAGTGTACGAGGAGGGTTTCTTCATCGCAGCATCCAACCTTCCTGGCAACATCTTCACCATCTTGGTGATGGACAGTGTTGGAGGGAAGCTGCTGCTCTGTGAGGAAGACTATCCTCTTTCTTCTTCATCATTATCAGGTCCTCagtaatgttgtttttgttgttgtgtttctgCAGCCGGCAGCCTGATGATGTCCGGTCTCAGCGTCTTCTTCATCTACCTGGTCCAGACCAAATTCCAAAGTCTGGTTCTGTCCTGCTTGTTCAGCGGCGTGTCCGTCATCGCGTGGAACGCTCTGGATGTGTTGGGGACAGAACTTTACCCCACACAGTTACGGTAAGTTTTTTTGTCAAAGCAAGAATTGGTCACTGAGGTAATTGTGTTCATTGTTAATCATTTTGGAACATCCCTGCAGGAAGCGTCctaattttgtatatatatatatatagatatatattgttttgtccTCCACTCTCAGCTCGTCAGCGCTTGGCGTCTTCACAGGAGTGGGTCGGGTGGCGGCCATCACGGCAAACGTGGTTTTCGGCAGGCTGGTGGACAGCTCGTGTGCCGTGCCCATTCTGATGGTGTCTGTGCTGCTGCTGGTCGGTGGGTTGGCGGCGCTCTTCCTGCCGCAGAGCAAGCAGACGGCGCTTACCTGACCTTTACCCCTTTTGTGGACTTTCCTTGATGTCTGTCCTTCAAGGAGTAAAACACCAACAAGTGCCGTTTGCCAACAGCAACTACCcttttttattttgaataaaaaatattttttattatatttaccaCATATTTAATCCAATTAGAACCAACGCCTTTTTTAATCATCTGCTAATCTTTACGTAGTACCAGGACTGACCTGAGGGTGGCAGCAGTGATAGCACAATGCTGGAAAGGTAAAACTGTAGAAGAGCTAGGCAAACTGCTTACTATTGCAGTGAGGCTTTTTAATTATGTTAAGGCTTGCAGGACAGATTAAATTAACAGCCGTGTATTTTTCACAATTAAAACAAGGTAATCATACGTTTATGAAGTTGGTCTCATGTGCTTCTAAGATGTTAATAGACATACTATTTGCGTTTGTATGCTTTACTAACGCATTTTCAGCCAGCTCGCTTCCTGAGTGGCTCTGTGGTGTTTTTCCGAACTGAGGGCGAAGTCAT
The sequence above is drawn from the Nerophis ophidion isolate RoL-2023_Sa linkage group LG03, RoL_Noph_v1.0, whole genome shotgun sequence genome and encodes:
- the sv2 gene encoding synaptic vesicle glycoprotein 2C isoform X1, giving the protein MRGVKSTGDEEPLLGGKKRQHNEWDSDEGETSFERSASNDGAKAAERRLTYEEAVEAAGFGLFHWLLLLVCGWANASDAVEIVCVSFLLPTARCDLLLSSSDMGLLTASIFLGMMVGGYLWGYLADLRGRRSILVVSLAVNGLFGALASVAPWFWLFLLLRFISGIGVGGSIPVIFSYFSEFMPRLRRGAMISALATFWMAGNILAAGLAWLVIPRTWTHFSVGRLDFQSWRVFVVLCSIPSLTSALIFKLLMPESPKFLMEAGRESDAIRVFRLMFQLNTRGKGASFPDVSLHVSVVQRSYKTETERGRTGRLISAVKKGVMPLKQMFEGTLRSRSVVLLVIFYCISFGFYGLWMWFPELFARLEGGGSPCINMSAPSGQHNQSCYPVKTVVYEEGFFIAASNLPGNIFTILVMDSVGGKLLLSGSLMMSGLSVFFIYLVQTKFQSLVLSCLFSGVSVIAWNALDVLGTELYPTQLRSSALGVFTGVGRVAAITANVVFGRLVDSSCAVPILMVSVLLLVGGLAALFLPQSKQTALT
- the sv2 gene encoding synaptic vesicle glycoprotein 2C isoform X3, which codes for MGLLTASIFLGMMVGGYLWGYLADLRGRRSILVVSLAVNGLFGALASVAPWFWLFLLLRFISGIGVGGSIPVIFSYFSEFMPRLRRGAMISALATFWMAGNILAAGLAWLVIPRTWTHFSVGRLDFQSWRVFVVLCSIPSLTSALIFKLLMPESPKFLMEAGRESDAIRVFRLMFQLNTRGKGASFPDVSLHVSVVQRSYKTETERGRTGRLISAVKKGVMPLKQMFEGTLRSRSVVLLVIFYCISFGFYGLWMWFPELFARLEGGGSPCINMSAPSGQHNQSCYPVKTVVYEEGFFIAASNLPGNIFTILVMDSVGGKLLLSGSLMMSGLSVFFIYLVQTKFQSLVLSCLFSGVSVIAWNALDVLGTELYPTQLRSSALGVFTGVGRVAAITANVVFGRLVDSSCAVPILMVSVLLLVGGLAALFLPQSKQTALT